The proteins below come from a single Sphingomonas carotinifaciens genomic window:
- a CDS encoding GH39 family glycosyl hydrolase has protein sequence MIGRTLATLLATMMIASGAGHAAEAQAPVRTIDIDLARAGEPLDRSFDLSVGSDYPGTLIRPDSLAQLDTAVKELGFRYVRFHDIFTDALGTVQNRDGTIVYDWTKIDQLYDALLARGIKPFVELGFTPGLLKTSPQTIFYWKGNTSHPRIDEWGRLVDAFVRHLRDRYGAEAVRGWFFEVWNEPNLAGFWEKADKAAYLELYETSARTIKAIDPALRVGGPATAGAAWVPNLLDHAAARNIPIDFVTTHTYGVDGGFLDEKGGDDNKLSTNPDAVVGDVRRVREQIAASRFPKLPLYFTEWSASYNPRDPVHDSYISAPYILTKLRATRPYAQGMSYWTYSDLFEEAGPPPTPFHGGFGLMNREGIRKPAWFAYKYLHMLHGREVPSADDQVLATTDKGRTGVLLWNWQQPAQTISNRPFFTKLLPATPSADAEIRLSHLTPGRYRLAVRRTGYQANDAHSRYLQMGSPRSLTAAQIAELQALTSDTPELQRTVQVGRDGSHVLRVKMRSNDVVLATLEPENTPQR, from the coding sequence ATGATCGGCCGAACCCTGGCCACCCTGCTGGCCACGATGATGATCGCAAGCGGAGCCGGCCACGCGGCCGAGGCACAGGCGCCGGTTCGCACGATCGACATCGATCTGGCACGGGCGGGCGAACCGCTGGACCGCTCGTTCGACCTGTCGGTCGGGTCGGATTATCCGGGCACGCTGATCCGGCCGGACAGCCTGGCGCAACTCGACACGGCGGTGAAGGAACTGGGGTTCCGCTACGTCCGGTTCCACGACATCTTCACCGATGCCCTTGGCACCGTGCAGAACCGCGACGGTACAATCGTCTATGACTGGACGAAGATCGACCAGTTGTACGATGCGCTGCTGGCGCGGGGGATCAAGCCGTTCGTGGAATTGGGCTTTACCCCCGGCCTGTTGAAGACATCGCCGCAGACAATTTTCTACTGGAAGGGCAATACGTCGCATCCGCGGATCGACGAATGGGGCAGGCTGGTCGATGCCTTTGTGCGGCACCTGCGCGACCGCTACGGTGCGGAGGCGGTGCGCGGCTGGTTCTTCGAGGTGTGGAACGAACCCAATCTCGCCGGCTTCTGGGAGAAGGCCGACAAGGCGGCCTATCTGGAGCTGTATGAAACCAGCGCGCGGACGATCAAGGCGATCGATCCTGCGCTCAGGGTCGGTGGACCGGCGACGGCGGGCGCGGCCTGGGTGCCGAACCTGCTGGACCATGCCGCGGCCAGAAACATCCCGATCGATTTCGTCACCACCCATACTTACGGCGTGGACGGCGGTTTTCTCGACGAGAAGGGCGGGGACGACAACAAGCTGTCGACCAACCCGGATGCGGTGGTGGGCGACGTACGGCGGGTACGCGAACAGATCGCGGCCTCCAGATTTCCGAAGCTCCCGCTCTATTTCACCGAGTGGAGCGCAAGCTACAATCCGCGCGACCCGGTGCACGACAGCTATATCAGCGCGCCCTATATCCTGACCAAGCTGCGCGCGACGCGCCCCTATGCGCAGGGCATGAGCTATTGGACCTATAGCGACCTGTTCGAGGAAGCGGGGCCACCGCCGACGCCCTTCCACGGCGGCTTCGGCCTGATGAACCGCGAGGGCATCCGCAAGCCGGCATGGTTCGCGTACAAATATCTCCACATGCTCCACGGCCGCGAGGTGCCGAGCGCGGACGACCAGGTATTGGCGACGACCGACAAGGGGCGGACGGGCGTCCTGCTGTGGAACTGGCAGCAACCGGCGCAGACGATCAGCAACCGGCCGTTCTTCACCAAGCTGCTGCCCGCCACGCCCTCGGCCGATGCGGAGATCCGGTTGTCGCACCTGACGCCGGGGCGCTACCGGTTGGCGGTACGGCGTACCGGCTATCAGGCGAACGACGCGCATTCCCGCTATCTGCAGATGGGGTCGCCCCGGTCGCTGACCGCCGCGCAGATCGCCGAGTTGCAGGCGCTGACCAGCGATACGCCGGAGTTGCAGCGAACGGTGCAGGTCGGGCGCGATGGTAGCCATGTGCTGCGCGTGAAGATGCGCAGCAACGATGTCGTGCTGGCGACGCTGGAGCCGGAAAACACGCCTCAGAGGTAA
- a CDS encoding alpha/beta hydrolase has protein sequence MPILSRRTLIGGAAALSAMPAAAQTGPGDEIVELWPGPPPGDTGARIARKVADQSRGAATPDRWVTGIARPVVVVRRPARPNGAAALLCPGGGYGFLSYDNEGTSQAAWLNARGVTAFILLYRLPNEGWASRALVPLQDAQRAMRVIRARAAGFGIAANRVAVLGFSAGGHLAGSLATRHALATYTPVDAADRLSARPDLAGLVYPVISFSAPFTHAGSRDMLLGPEQTPAQRREWSIETRVDAATPPILLVHASDDGLVPPDNSIALYQTMRAAGRPAALHIFEDGGHGFGVRLPATRSASAWPSLFATFAAGQGIFPA, from the coding sequence CTGCCCATCCTGTCCCGTCGCACCCTGATCGGCGGCGCCGCCGCCCTGTCTGCGATGCCCGCCGCGGCGCAGACCGGCCCCGGAGACGAGATCGTCGAGCTCTGGCCCGGGCCGCCGCCCGGCGACACCGGTGCGCGCATCGCGCGCAAGGTCGCGGATCAATCGCGCGGGGCCGCCACGCCCGATCGCTGGGTGACGGGTATCGCCCGCCCCGTCGTCGTCGTCCGCCGCCCGGCACGCCCCAATGGCGCCGCGGCGCTGCTGTGTCCCGGCGGCGGCTATGGCTTCCTGTCCTACGACAATGAAGGCACATCACAGGCGGCGTGGCTGAACGCGCGGGGGGTGACCGCCTTTATCCTGCTCTACCGCCTGCCGAACGAAGGCTGGGCAAGCCGCGCGCTTGTCCCGCTTCAGGATGCGCAGCGGGCGATGCGTGTCATTCGCGCGCGCGCTGCGGGCTTCGGCATTGCGGCGAACCGCGTTGCGGTGCTGGGCTTCTCCGCCGGCGGGCATCTGGCCGGCTCGCTCGCCACCCGCCACGCACTTGCCACCTATACGCCGGTCGACGCCGCCGACCGGCTCAGCGCGCGGCCCGATCTCGCCGGCCTCGTCTATCCGGTCATCAGCTTCTCCGCCCCCTTCACCCATGCCGGCTCGCGCGACATGCTGCTCGGCCCCGAACAGACCCCCGCCCAGCGCCGCGAATGGTCGATCGAAACGCGCGTCGATGCGGCCACCCCGCCGATCCTGCTGGTCCATGCCAGCGACGACGGGCTGGTTCCGCCCGACAACAGCATCGCCCTGTATCAGACGATGCGCGCCGCCGGCCGTCCGGCCGCGCTGCACATCTTCGAGGATGGAGGACACGGCTTCGGGGTGCGCCTGCCCGCGACGCGCTCGGCCAGCGCATGGCCGTCGCTCTTCGCCACCTTTGCCGCGGGTCAGGGCATCTTCCCGGCATGA
- a CDS encoding TonB-dependent receptor — protein MRLYSTASMAALLMAWTVPAAAQSSDNSQTPAEQSGTVPPSGDAGTASPQGSGAATDTEAADIVVTGVRASLSTAQGIKRNASQIVDSIVAEDIGKLPDRNVAEALQRITGVQIQRSFGEGSSVAIRGLSQVRTEVNGRDVFTASGGRTLSLEDVPSELLAGIDVYKNPSADLIEGGIGGLINLRTRKPFDFNGLKMSASATANYYDLRDTTTPQANLLISNRWNTGIGEIGLLVDLAYQKTAFRQDQISSQPFFRLDPATELGAATLAGLGRTGQETFLPHGVGIGQYLGDRRRIGVDVALQWKPTDTLLLTGEYVRSDYKFQYGDYSFFAFTGDTPITPDFTAPFTYDADGNFRSGTFVNVPINSNTSLERRKSVTSDYSLNARWTPTDRLTINGDFQYIRGTTDGQRSIVILNSNAERLFQQVGSGVPTMIITPDNDPTNGDGLLLNPANYAVPGGYLDNVSRSVGKQYTGRLDVNYEFDTGFLKSIAAGVRYTDRSAVSDNSIYAYYGLTETPYALLEPRIFGGDLYRGYRGIPEGVIAFNRNIVLDYDATRNALAPFVGAEQRQALLNGVTYAPNDRNTQGENTYTAYGLVKFGADDLSIPIDGNVGVRVVKTKVSTAGFSAQTPQAQTGVDPATGLPIFGNGPISFVPLGADSDYTKALPSLNLRFRFTPQLQLRLAASKALTRPDFTALNPNINIVENNPGGGLRTATTGNANLRPLTADQLDASLEYYFARTGSVYGAVFYKKVDGFIANITSTETFNFGNGPFTVDVTRPLNGDNGKIKGFEVGGNTFFDFLPGVLSGFGVQANFTYVDSKAPSPDAQDTTGAQLTVPLEQLSKYSYNLVGIYDKGPLSARVAYNWRSKYVVTTRGNGSGNLPIFNDARGQVDASITYTVTPNFGLTVDGINLTNTENRTYYGIASRPQSAVLNDRRVSITARFTY, from the coding sequence ATGCGCTTGTACTCGACCGCTTCGATGGCCGCATTGCTGATGGCATGGACCGTGCCGGCGGCGGCGCAATCATCCGACAATAGCCAGACGCCTGCCGAGCAGAGCGGTACCGTACCCCCCAGCGGCGATGCCGGAACGGCGAGTCCGCAGGGCAGCGGTGCGGCCACCGATACCGAGGCAGCGGACATCGTGGTGACCGGCGTGCGCGCCAGCCTGTCGACCGCGCAGGGCATCAAGCGCAACGCGTCGCAGATCGTCGATTCGATCGTGGCGGAGGACATCGGCAAGCTGCCCGACCGCAACGTGGCGGAGGCATTGCAGCGCATCACCGGCGTACAGATCCAGCGCAGCTTCGGCGAAGGCAGCTCGGTGGCGATCCGCGGCCTGAGCCAAGTGCGGACCGAGGTGAACGGGCGCGACGTGTTCACCGCCAGCGGCGGGCGCACGCTGAGCCTGGAGGATGTGCCCTCCGAACTGCTCGCCGGAATCGACGTCTACAAGAACCCTTCGGCCGACCTGATCGAGGGTGGCATCGGCGGCCTGATCAACCTCAGGACGCGCAAGCCCTTCGACTTCAACGGGCTGAAGATGTCGGCGAGCGCGACCGCCAACTATTACGACCTGCGCGACACCACGACGCCGCAGGCCAACCTGCTCATTTCCAACCGCTGGAACACGGGCATCGGCGAGATCGGTCTGCTGGTCGACCTGGCCTATCAGAAGACGGCGTTCCGTCAGGACCAGATTTCGAGCCAGCCCTTCTTCCGCCTGGACCCGGCGACCGAGCTGGGTGCAGCGACGCTGGCCGGACTGGGGCGGACCGGGCAGGAGACGTTCCTGCCGCACGGCGTGGGCATCGGCCAGTATCTGGGCGACCGGCGGCGCATCGGCGTGGACGTGGCCCTGCAATGGAAGCCGACCGACACGCTGTTGCTGACCGGCGAATATGTGCGGTCGGACTACAAGTTCCAGTATGGCGACTACAGCTTCTTCGCCTTTACCGGCGATACGCCGATCACGCCGGACTTCACCGCGCCCTTCACCTATGATGCGGACGGCAATTTCCGCAGCGGCACCTTCGTCAACGTACCGATCAATTCGAACACCAGCCTGGAGCGGCGCAAGTCGGTGACCAGCGACTATTCGCTGAACGCCCGCTGGACGCCGACCGACCGCCTGACGATCAACGGCGACTTCCAGTATATCCGCGGCACGACCGACGGACAGCGCTCGATCGTCATCCTCAATTCCAATGCGGAGCGGCTGTTCCAGCAGGTCGGCAGCGGCGTGCCGACGATGATCATCACCCCCGACAACGATCCCACCAATGGCGACGGCCTTTTGCTGAACCCGGCGAACTATGCGGTGCCGGGCGGCTATCTGGACAATGTCAGCCGGTCGGTCGGCAAGCAGTATACCGGGCGGCTGGACGTCAATTACGAGTTCGACACCGGCTTCCTGAAGTCGATCGCGGCGGGCGTGCGCTACACCGACCGGTCGGCAGTGAGCGACAACAGCATCTATGCCTATTACGGGCTGACCGAGACGCCCTATGCGCTGCTGGAGCCGCGCATCTTCGGCGGCGACCTGTATCGCGGCTATCGCGGCATTCCCGAGGGCGTGATCGCCTTCAACCGCAACATCGTTCTGGACTATGACGCGACCCGCAACGCGCTGGCGCCCTTCGTCGGGGCGGAGCAGCGGCAGGCACTGCTCAACGGCGTCACCTATGCGCCCAACGACCGCAACACGCAGGGTGAGAATACCTACACCGCCTACGGCCTCGTCAAGTTCGGTGCGGACGACCTGTCCATTCCGATCGACGGCAATGTCGGCGTGCGCGTCGTGAAGACCAAGGTGAGCACCGCGGGCTTCTCCGCACAAACGCCGCAGGCGCAGACCGGGGTCGATCCCGCGACCGGCCTGCCCATCTTCGGCAACGGCCCGATCAGCTTCGTGCCGCTGGGAGCGGATTCCGATTATACCAAGGCGCTGCCCAGCCTGAACCTGCGCTTCCGCTTCACGCCGCAGCTGCAACTGCGTCTGGCGGCGTCCAAGGCCCTGACGCGGCCGGACTTCACCGCGCTCAACCCGAACATCAACATCGTCGAGAACAATCCGGGCGGTGGCCTGCGTACGGCGACGACCGGAAATGCGAACCTGCGGCCGCTGACCGCGGACCAGCTCGACGCGTCGCTGGAGTATTATTTTGCGCGCACGGGTTCGGTATATGGTGCGGTGTTCTACAAGAAGGTGGACGGCTTCATCGCCAACATCACCTCGACCGAGACCTTCAACTTCGGCAACGGTCCGTTCACCGTCGACGTCACGCGGCCGCTGAACGGCGACAACGGCAAGATCAAGGGCTTCGAAGTGGGCGGCAACACCTTCTTCGACTTCCTGCCGGGGGTGCTGTCGGGCTTTGGCGTGCAGGCCAACTTCACCTATGTCGACAGCAAGGCACCGAGCCCGGATGCGCAGGACACGACCGGCGCGCAGTTGACGGTGCCGTTGGAGCAGCTGTCCAAGTACAGCTACAATCTGGTCGGCATTTACGACAAGGGACCCCTGTCGGCGCGCGTCGCCTATAACTGGCGCTCGAAATATGTGGTCACCACGCGCGGGAACGGTAGCGGCAACCTGCCGATCTTCAACGATGCGCGCGGACAGGTGGACGCATCGATCACCTATACGGTCACGCCCAATTTCGGCTTGACGGTGGACGGGATCAACCTGACCAATACCGAGAACCGCACCTATTACGGGATCGCCAGCCGCCCGCAATCCGCGGTACTGAACGACCGGCGCGTCAGCATCACGGCGCGCTTCACCTATTGA